Proteins from a genomic interval of Anolis sagrei isolate rAnoSag1 chromosome 1, rAnoSag1.mat, whole genome shotgun sequence:
- the GPR65 gene encoding psychosine receptor, which produces MNCTEDNNTCEIDHRLDTYLFPVLYSLLMIIGIPANLASLFISCCQVKKKNELGIYLLCLSLADLLYTLTLPLWIHYAQNGDYWIFSSDLCKLSVFLKYLNYYTSSGFLTCISLDRYLAVVHPLRFHYLRTRRFALLISTLVWAFEIMSNYQFLTQEELFEEQNFSQHAKLFLCYDTYPLKKWQAWMNFYRVGVGYAIPLIIMVFCYQKIYRAVENNQATHERDKRKIKNLLLSIIVIFFLCFTPYHVVLFLRSIWEPCNCIVSRRMFLPYRITTALTSINCIADPILYCFVSETGRTGIWNMFKCDFPASQPEEVQQTQNFAVSNSSQDKTNKVPESTTVL; this is translated from the coding sequence ATGAACTGTACTGAAGATAATAATACATGTGAAATAGATCACAGGCTAGATACATATTTGTTTCCTGTTCTCTACAGTCTTTTGATGATCATTGGCATCCCTGCCAACCTTGCATCCCTTTTCATTTCCTGCTGCCaagtgaagaaaaaaaatgaactagGTATCTATCTCCTATGTTTATCTTTAGCTGATCTACTTTATACTTTAACTCTGCCTCTATggattcattatgcacagaatgGAGATTACTGGATATTTTCCTCTGACCTTTGCAAGTTGTCTGTTTTCCTTAAATACCTAAATTACTACACAAGTTCAGGATTTCTCACCTGCATTTCCCTCGATAGATACTTGGCTGTTGTTCATCCACTAAGGTTCCATTATTTACGGACTAGAAGATTCGCCTTACTGATCTCCACCTTAGTTTGGGCCTTTGAAATCATGTCAAACTATCAATTTCTAACCCAGGAGGAGCTATTTGAAGAACAAAATTTCTCACAACATGCCAAACTCTTTTTGTGCTATGACACATACCCTCTTAAAAAATGGCAAGCTTGGATGAACTTTTATCGGGTTGGAGTGGGATATGCGATCCCTTTGATTATCATGGTGTTTTGCTACCAGAAAATATACCGAGCTGTGGAGAATAATCAAGCAACACATGAACGTGACAAGAGGAAAATCAAAAACTTATTGTTGAGCATAATTGtcattttctttttatgtttCACTCCTTACCATGTTGTTCTGTTTCTGCGAAGCATCTGGGAACCGTGTAACTGCATTGTTTCCAGACGGATGTTCCTACCCTACAGAATCACAACTGCACTTACTAGCATAAATTGTATAGCTGACCCAATTCTCTATTGTTTTGTGAGTGAAACTGGCAGAACAGGGATCTGGAACATGTTCAAGTGTGACTTTCCTGCCAGCCAGCCAGAGGAGGTACAACAGACACAAAACTTTGCTGTGTCCAACAGTTCACAGGATAAAACCAACAAAGTTCCAGAATCAACAACTGTCTTATAA